From one Salvelinus sp. IW2-2015 linkage group LG11, ASM291031v2, whole genome shotgun sequence genomic stretch:
- the LOC111969659 gene encoding poly(rC)-binding protein 2 isoform X3: MDSGVIEGGLNVTLTIRLLMHGKEVGSIIGKKGESVKKMREESGARINISEGNCPERIITLAGPTTAIFKGFSMIIEKLEEDISSSMTNSTATSKPPVTLRIVVPASQCGSLIGKGGCKIKEIRESTGAQVQVAGDMLPNSTERAITIAGTPQSIIECVKQICVVMLEVGSPPKGVTIPYRPKPSGSPVIFAGGQAYAVQGQHAIPQPDLTKLHQLAMQQSPFPMAPSNQGFQGGMDASAQTSSHEMTIPNDLIGCIIGRQGAKINEIRQMSGAQIKIANSVEGSADRQVTITGSSASISLAEYLINARLSSEATGLAAN; encoded by the exons ATGGACTCCGGCGTGATTGAAGGAGGACTCAATGTCACCCTGACCATTAGATTGCTCATGCACGGCAAG GAGGTTGGAAGCATCATTGGCAAGAAAGGTGAATCTGTgaagaagatgagagaagag AGCGGAGCTCGCATCAACATCTCAGAGGGCAACTGTCCTGAGAGGATCATCACTTTGGCAGGCCCCACCACCGCCATCTTCAAAGGATTCTCCATGATCATCGAAAAGCTGGAAGAG GACATCAGCAGCTCCATGACGAACAGTACGGCCACCAGCAAGCCCCCTGTCACCCTCCGCATCGTGGTGCCAGCCAGCCAGTGTGGGTCCCTCATTGGCAAGGGAGGCTGCAAGATCAAAGAAATCAGAGAG tcgACAGGTGCTCAGGTACAGGTGGCAGGGGACATGCTTCCTAACTCTACAGAACGGGCCATCACCATCGCAGGGACCCCCCAGTCCATAATTGAGTGTGTCAAGCAAATCTGCGTGGTTATGCTCGAGGTAGGT TCTCCCCCTAAGGGGGTCACCATCCCATACCGACCAAAACCTTCAGGWTCCCCTGTCATCTTTGCTGGAGGACAG GCCTACGCCGTTCAAGGGCAACATGCGATTCCCCAGCCAGAT CTCACCAAGTTACACCAGCTGGCCATGCAGCAGAGCCCCTTCCCAATGGCCCCAAGCAACCAAGGATTCCAAG GAGGGATGGATGCTTCTGCGCAGACTAGTTCCCATGAGATGACCATTCCAAATGAT TTGATTGGCTGCATCATTGGTCGCCAGGGTGCTAAGATCAATGAGATTCGCCAGATGTCGGGTGCCCAGATAAAGATAGCTAACTCTGTGGAGGGCTCCGCAGACAGACAGGTCACCATCACTGGTTCCTCCGCCTCCATCAGCCTGGCAGAGTACCTCATCAACGCCAG GCTCTCCTCTGAAGCGACAGGACTGGCGGCCAACTGA
- the LOC111969659 gene encoding poly(rC)-binding protein 2 isoform X1, which yields MDSGVIEGGLNVTLTIRLLMHGKEVGSIIGKKGESVKKMREESGARINISEGNCPERIITLAGPTTAIFKGFSMIIEKLEEDISSSMTNSTATSKPPVTLRIVVPASQCGSLIGKGGCKIKEIRESTGAQVQVAGDMLPNSTERAITIAGTPQSIIECVKQICVVMLEVGSPPKGVTIPYRPKPSGSPVIFAGGQAYAVQGQHAIPQPDSSSISPQLTKLHQLAMQQSPFPMAPSNQGFQGGMDASAQTSSHEMTIPNDLIGCIIGRQGAKINEIRQMSGAQIKIANSVEGSADRQVTITGSSASISLAEYLINARLSSEATGLAAN from the exons ATGGACTCCGGCGTGATTGAAGGAGGACTCAATGTCACCCTGACCATTAGATTGCTCATGCACGGCAAG GAGGTTGGAAGCATCATTGGCAAGAAAGGTGAATCTGTgaagaagatgagagaagag AGCGGAGCTCGCATCAACATCTCAGAGGGCAACTGTCCTGAGAGGATCATCACTTTGGCAGGCCCCACCACCGCCATCTTCAAAGGATTCTCCATGATCATCGAAAAGCTGGAAGAG GACATCAGCAGCTCCATGACGAACAGTACGGCCACCAGCAAGCCCCCTGTCACCCTCCGCATCGTGGTGCCAGCCAGCCAGTGTGGGTCCCTCATTGGCAAGGGAGGCTGCAAGATCAAAGAAATCAGAGAG tcgACAGGTGCTCAGGTACAGGTGGCAGGGGACATGCTTCCTAACTCTACAGAACGGGCCATCACCATCGCAGGGACCCCCCAGTCCATAATTGAGTGTGTCAAGCAAATCTGCGTGGTTATGCTCGAGGTAGGT TCTCCCCCTAAGGGGGTCACCATCCCATACCGACCAAAACCTTCAGGWTCCCCTGTCATCTTTGCTGGAGGACAG GCCTACGCCGTTCAAGGGCAACATGCGATTCCCCAGCCAGAT tcttcctctatctctccacaGCTCACCAAGTTACACCAGCTGGCCATGCAGCAGAGCCCCTTCCCAATGGCCCCAAGCAACCAAGGATTCCAAG GAGGGATGGATGCTTCTGCGCAGACTAGTTCCCATGAGATGACCATTCCAAATGAT TTGATTGGCTGCATCATTGGTCGCCAGGGTGCTAAGATCAATGAGATTCGCCAGATGTCGGGTGCCCAGATAAAGATAGCTAACTCTGTGGAGGGCTCCGCAGACAGACAGGTCACCATCACTGGTTCCTCCGCCTCCATCAGCCTGGCAGAGTACCTCATCAACGCCAG GCTCTCCTCTGAAGCGACAGGACTGGCGGCCAACTGA
- the LOC111969659 gene encoding poly(rC)-binding protein 2 isoform X2 gives MDSGVIEGGLNVTLTIRLLMHGKEVGSIIGKKGESVKKMREESGARINISEGNCPERIITLAGPTTAIFKGFSMIIEKLEEDISSSMTNSTATSKPPVTLRIVVPASQCGSLIGKGGCKIKEIRESTGAQVQVAGDMLPNSTERAITIAGTPQSIIECVKQICVVMLESPPKGVTIPYRPKPSGSPVIFAGGQAYAVQGQHAIPQPDSSSISPQLTKLHQLAMQQSPFPMAPSNQGFQGGMDASAQTSSHEMTIPNDLIGCIIGRQGAKINEIRQMSGAQIKIANSVEGSADRQVTITGSSASISLAEYLINARLSSEATGLAAN, from the exons ATGGACTCCGGCGTGATTGAAGGAGGACTCAATGTCACCCTGACCATTAGATTGCTCATGCACGGCAAG GAGGTTGGAAGCATCATTGGCAAGAAAGGTGAATCTGTgaagaagatgagagaagag AGCGGAGCTCGCATCAACATCTCAGAGGGCAACTGTCCTGAGAGGATCATCACTTTGGCAGGCCCCACCACCGCCATCTTCAAAGGATTCTCCATGATCATCGAAAAGCTGGAAGAG GACATCAGCAGCTCCATGACGAACAGTACGGCCACCAGCAAGCCCCCTGTCACCCTCCGCATCGTGGTGCCAGCCAGCCAGTGTGGGTCCCTCATTGGCAAGGGAGGCTGCAAGATCAAAGAAATCAGAGAG tcgACAGGTGCTCAGGTACAGGTGGCAGGGGACATGCTTCCTAACTCTACAGAACGGGCCATCACCATCGCAGGGACCCCCCAGTCCATAATTGAGTGTGTCAAGCAAATCTGCGTGGTTATGCTCGAG TCTCCCCCTAAGGGGGTCACCATCCCATACCGACCAAAACCTTCAGGWTCCCCTGTCATCTTTGCTGGAGGACAG GCCTACGCCGTTCAAGGGCAACATGCGATTCCCCAGCCAGAT tcttcctctatctctccacaGCTCACCAAGTTACACCAGCTGGCCATGCAGCAGAGCCCCTTCCCAATGGCCCCAAGCAACCAAGGATTCCAAG GAGGGATGGATGCTTCTGCGCAGACTAGTTCCCATGAGATGACCATTCCAAATGAT TTGATTGGCTGCATCATTGGTCGCCAGGGTGCTAAGATCAATGAGATTCGCCAGATGTCGGGTGCCCAGATAAAGATAGCTAACTCTGTGGAGGGCTCCGCAGACAGACAGGTCACCATCACTGGTTCCTCCGCCTCCATCAGCCTGGCAGAGTACCTCATCAACGCCAG GCTCTCCTCTGAAGCGACAGGACTGGCGGCCAACTGA
- the LOC111969659 gene encoding poly(rC)-binding protein 2 isoform X4: MDSGVIEGGLNVTLTIRLLMHGKEVGSIIGKKGESVKKMREESGARINISEGNCPERIITLAGPTTAIFKGFSMIIEKLEEDISSSMTNSTATSKPPVTLRIVVPASQCGSLIGKGGCKIKEIRESTGAQVQVAGDMLPNSTERAITIAGTPQSIIECVKQICVVMLESPPKGVTIPYRPKPSGSPVIFAGGQAYAVQGQHAIPQPDLTKLHQLAMQQSPFPMAPSNQGFQGGMDASAQTSSHEMTIPNDLIGCIIGRQGAKINEIRQMSGAQIKIANSVEGSADRQVTITGSSASISLAEYLINARLSSEATGLAAN, encoded by the exons ATGGACTCCGGCGTGATTGAAGGAGGACTCAATGTCACCCTGACCATTAGATTGCTCATGCACGGCAAG GAGGTTGGAAGCATCATTGGCAAGAAAGGTGAATCTGTgaagaagatgagagaagag AGCGGAGCTCGCATCAACATCTCAGAGGGCAACTGTCCTGAGAGGATCATCACTTTGGCAGGCCCCACCACCGCCATCTTCAAAGGATTCTCCATGATCATCGAAAAGCTGGAAGAG GACATCAGCAGCTCCATGACGAACAGTACGGCCACCAGCAAGCCCCCTGTCACCCTCCGCATCGTGGTGCCAGCCAGCCAGTGTGGGTCCCTCATTGGCAAGGGAGGCTGCAAGATCAAAGAAATCAGAGAG tcgACAGGTGCTCAGGTACAGGTGGCAGGGGACATGCTTCCTAACTCTACAGAACGGGCCATCACCATCGCAGGGACCCCCCAGTCCATAATTGAGTGTGTCAAGCAAATCTGCGTGGTTATGCTCGAG TCTCCCCCTAAGGGGGTCACCATCCCATACCGACCAAAACCTTCAGGWTCCCCTGTCATCTTTGCTGGAGGACAG GCCTACGCCGTTCAAGGGCAACATGCGATTCCCCAGCCAGAT CTCACCAAGTTACACCAGCTGGCCATGCAGCAGAGCCCCTTCCCAATGGCCCCAAGCAACCAAGGATTCCAAG GAGGGATGGATGCTTCTGCGCAGACTAGTTCCCATGAGATGACCATTCCAAATGAT TTGATTGGCTGCATCATTGGTCGCCAGGGTGCTAAGATCAATGAGATTCGCCAGATGTCGGGTGCCCAGATAAAGATAGCTAACTCTGTGGAGGGCTCCGCAGACAGACAGGTCACCATCACTGGTTCCTCCGCCTCCATCAGCCTGGCAGAGTACCTCATCAACGCCAG GCTCTCCTCTGAAGCGACAGGACTGGCGGCCAACTGA